A region from the Algoriphagus machipongonensis genome encodes:
- a CDS encoding NUDIX hydrolase — translation MDLPKGEYIPNLSYDSVIFGFSGEKLKILILEYHNTKKFALPGGFVQVVESLDDAVKRGLSERTGLDKIFLQQFQTFGSKDRHDSETMREILEKQGHFLDSHWMLDRFITVGYYALINYENVTPKPDMLSDSIGWYDYDDLPDLMMDHREIVDKALEHLRIHLDHKLLSFNLLPEKFTMKELQQVYEAILGESLNRANFQRKMLSLDILKRHDKLYTGGSHKAPFLYSFKEKNNAIG, via the coding sequence ATGGACCTTCCTAAGGGTGAGTATATCCCAAATCTTTCTTATGACTCTGTAATTTTCGGATTTTCAGGAGAAAAACTGAAAATTCTGATCTTAGAATATCATAACACAAAGAAGTTTGCTTTGCCTGGTGGATTCGTGCAGGTAGTTGAAAGCTTGGATGATGCTGTAAAGAGGGGGCTTTCAGAAAGAACCGGATTGGATAAAATTTTCTTACAACAGTTTCAAACTTTTGGATCAAAAGATCGACATGATTCAGAAACGATGCGTGAAATCCTTGAAAAACAAGGTCATTTTTTAGATTCTCACTGGATGCTGGATAGGTTTATTACCGTGGGGTATTATGCATTAATCAATTACGAAAATGTGACACCAAAACCTGATATGTTGTCGGATTCGATTGGATGGTATGATTATGATGACCTTCCTGATTTAATGATGGATCACAGAGAAATTGTAGATAAAGCCTTAGAGCATTTAAGGATTCATTTGGATCATAAACTTTTGAGCTTTAATCTATTACCTGAAAAGTTTACGATGAAAGAGTTGCAACAAGTTTATGAGGCTATTTTGGGAGAAAGCCTGAATAGAGCAAATTTTCAACGTAAAATGCTGAGTTTGGATATTTTGAAACGCCATGATAAGCTTTATACTGGAGGATCACATAAAGCACCTTTTTTATACAGCTTTAAGGAAAAAAACAACGCGATTGGTTAA